One Bos mutus isolate GX-2022 chromosome 21, NWIPB_WYAK_1.1, whole genome shotgun sequence genomic window, AAGGCCACTAACTCATGAGGTATCTAAACAGTTTTCACGCTGATACCAAGAAAGACCCcaagcagatattttaaaatcctctaccatttatgtttcttttcatatgaatatataatattggAGAACATAGCTTATGTAAACCTGACTTTATTCATACACTGTATTTCCTTCACTGATTTCTGGTCATGTCTCCCTTAGTGTGATAAACAGTAAATAGTCATTTACTTAGTCTTGTCGTTTGTAGCTCTCCATTCTCTGTGGACGACTCAAGTCTAGAACCCTGGCCATTCAAACACCTTTTTGGTAGTTATCTCTTTTGATATATAtgagaatatatatgtaaaaccatCTAACCACCTACCTACAGAGCTATCTATTCTCTCCAAACTAGGTCTCTGAATTTTGTATcactcatttgtatcattcttaTGTTCatctttaacttctctgtgcctcagtttccttgtctgtgaagGTGAAGTAGCACCTATCTTACAGTTCCTGTAACACTTACTTGAAGGAGTAAGTGTGAGGATTTCTTAGCGATTAATGCAAAGTTCTCAGCACAGGGCTTGGCACATATAAAAGACTTAATAAATGTCTACTAAGTGAATGAACCAGGTTACCCAAactcagaatactggagtacctTTCTTTTTGCCTCTCATATTCAGTCAGTGATCTGATTCTTAGGAATCAGAATTTTAGATCAGTAAATGACGATCAAATCCATATCCTTCCTGCTGTACTGTTTAGCAGTGTACAATaaaaaccaatatttattgagtattaagtatttaaaagaaaactctttCTACTCTCACAATAATTCTGACTCTAAACATGTGGGGTTTTCCCCTCACATTAAGCAATTTGACACTAACTATTTgcagccaacaaaggtccgtctagtcaaggctatggtttttcctgtggtcatgtatggatgtgagagttggactgtgaagaaggctgagcaccgaagaattgatgcttttgaattgtggtgttggagaagactcttgagagtcccttggactgcaaggagatccaagcagtccattctgaaggagatcagccctgggatttctttggaaggaatgatgctaaagctgaaactccagtactttggccacgtcatgcgaagagttgactcattggaaaagactctgatgctgggagggattgggggcaagagaaggggatgacagaggatgagatggctgaatggcatcactgactcgaagggcgtgagtctgagtgaactccaggagatggtgatggacagggaggcctggcgtgctgcaattcatggggtcgcaaagagtcggacacgactgagcgactgatctgatttggaGCTAGAGCAGACCCCCCAGGTTAAGGGCCCAGTCCCTCAAAACTGCCTCCACTTCAGATGCTAGCCTCAAGTCCCAAGttgtgcttctgaccaactggctgtAAGTTGGGGGTTCTCATGACCCCCTCCTCGGGTTCTATAATTTGCTAggacagctcacagaactcagggaaatgcTTACctatgtttattaatttattataaagggtataataataaaagatgaacAGAGGAAGAAGCGTATAAGATGAGGTCCAGAAGGGGCCTAAGCACTGAAGCTCTGTCTGTCTCGAGTTGCAGAGGACCATGCTCCTGGCATGTGGATCTgctcaccaacccagaagctcctGAACCTCTTTGGTTAGGGCTTTTATAGTGACTTCATTATGTAGGTATCGTTGATCAAATCATTGACCACTGGTGGTTAAATcaatctccctcccctccccctccccagaagGCAGGAGTGATGCTGAAAGTTCCAGTCCTCTAGTCCCTTGGTTGGTTCTGTTCATAACCAGCCCCCATCCTTCATGATTCACCTCGTTAGCATAAATTCAGATGTAGCTGAAAGCAGCTTATTATGAATAAAAAAGACACTCCTCTCTCCCCTACCACTCAGAAAATTACAAGAGTTTTAAAGGCTTTAAAACAGGGGACAAAGAccaaacatatattttatgttatatcacagtactttacatgcattatctcacttaatctccACTATAAACCCATGAGAGAAGTACTCTTATGATTAATtcccattttcagatgaggaaatagatgCTTAAAAAGTTGAAGGAGTTTACTCCAAGAGAACCAGGTACCCACACCACttcctctctcccccttcctctcctccctgtgGGCTCACCTAACACACACTCTGTGTTAGAACAATCAAATGAgatgatttacagaaaaatacttATGCTTCCCAAATTTAAGGGGTTGTGATTTTTATCTGGTTTGACCATTCAGGAAACTGGGGACTAGAAAAATGAACTAAAACTTGTATTTCACTCCCAGACCACTATTCATTTTCTTACACCGTGAAACTCTTAGGTTTCTGAGAGTTCGAGATTTCCTACTTGTTTGGTCCTCCAGTTAACATGGGTTCTCTTTCCTTGAattatgtatacaaatattaCTGACCACCCTTTCAATTAAATACGTGCTGCCTTGCATTGCTATTTTACTATTTGGGGTTTGCTGCAGCTTATCTCCAGTCAATCAGTTCAATGTGGCTTATAAACTCTTTGGTGGCATAAactgaataatatttatttcattatcttCAGAACCAagttccctgcccagcccctagCACACCCTTAATAAAGGTCTCTCTGATGAACTGTTAGAATGAACGCACATCTACAGGTGCCAGTCTTTGGTTCTTTCCACCAATGAGGAGAAAATCCAGTTCTAGGTTTGGGAATTAATACCATTTGTCCAGCAAAGACTCTACTCTTGCAAGTATCTTTTCCTGTCCAGGCTTTTAGCCCCTCTCGACTGCAACAGGgctttagtttctggtcttattaTCCAACCTACATCCTTCATATTAAGGTTTCCtggttggctcagacagtaaagaatctgcctgcattgcaagagacctgggttcgattcttgggtcgggaagatcccctggagaagggaatgtccacccactccagtcttcttgcctggagaattccgtggacagaagagcctggcgggctatatccTTCATATTAGGTAGGGGCAGATAAAAACTCTAATTACATTATATTGCTGTGTGACAATTTAACcaaaaacttagtggcttaaaagcTCAATAATGTTTTTTAATCTTATGGTGTCTTCAGGTCATGAATTCAGACAGGCATTAGGACAGCTTGTCTCTGCTCCACGATGTCTGAGGCCTTAGCTGGGAAAACCTGAATGCTGGGGAAGGTTTCATGGCTGGGGGAGATTCAGTGACAGAGGACTAAAATCATCTGGAGGAATCCTCACTCACAAATCTGGCGGGACACGCTGGAACCTCATCTGGGCTGTTGGTGGAACATCTCTCCGTTTGGTCTCTGCTCCCTCACAGCATGGTGCTGGGGTTCCAAGAAACACCTGCCCAAGAGAACAAGAcaggaatatatattttatgacctGCCTTTGAAAGTCATATGATATTACTTCCATTGAAGTCACACGCCCACCCAGATTCAGGGCAAGGGGACACAGCACCTCTCACTGGGAAGCATCCATGCCACATTGTAGGAGGAACATGTGGGATGGAAGATCATGAGGCTTCATCATCCTAAAACATCAATTTAATCCTCTTTTCCCACTACCTACAGAGAAAAAATTCTGTCATTGAGAGTGTTCTAAATTTGGCCTAAAAtacctttcctcttttccttcgtTTATTGCCTGCTTCACTCTGGCCAGACAGAACTACTCTGTCAGCCACTTGTTAAACTCGTTTTTACTTCTGCCCTTTTATCTCAATGGCTCCCTCTTCTTTTGACCTAATAAATTCTACCTCTCACTTAAAATTCTTAATGCTTAATTCTGCAGGATGAACTAAGGTGGCAGGGATCCTCAGAGATCCCAAAAGTTACACTGCCACCTAAGGATGCTTTCAGAACACCGTCTGGATGTGGCTCTTGCCATCTTGCCTTGGCTCTCCTTCCTATGTGCCTGGGAAGCAGAAATGGAGAGACCTCAAACCACAACTCATTCTCAAGCTACCTCCTTTTCAAAGCCCAGAACTctgaataataaattttttacCTACATGAAGAGGACAAAGTCCCTACCCTGTGGACCTTTTCTTGGAGGAGACTGAGCAAATGACTACACGTTAATTCAGACCTAGTCAATCGTCTCCCTTGAAGAAACTTAAAACATAAATAGTAGATAGTTTACATAGGGACTgaagccatattttaaaaagtggtggAACAGAGAGATGGATAATGAAAACGCAAATAAACATAGTTTCTGTACAGAAGATAACAGGTGTGTATGCTTATGGTAGGTTATTGCTTTAACTAGATTGGTCAGAGGAATCCTTTCCAATGACGTCAAAGGCAGAGGAGGATACTAAGGTGAAAGTTCTCCCAAAGATGTAAACCTCATGATAATTTgctttatatgtataaaaatacatgtattagcAATGAAAGTGGAAGGTATATTCAAGAAGGGAGATAATAAGAGGGAGGGTGAAGGGTAAAATCTGAGGTGCTTGGGCCCGTTTTGAGAACAGGGCAGGAAAAGCAAGCAATTAACAGGCAATCCCACACCattgccaccagggaaggcaaagtaaaagtgttaagttgctcagtcgttttgtccgactctctgcgaccccaaagtctatggccaccaggctcctctgtccagggaattctccaggcaagaatactggggtgggttcatattcccgtctccaggggatcttcctaacccagggattaaacccaggtctcctgcattgcattgcaggaagattctttaccatctgagaagaaaagttatgaccaacctagacagcatattaagaaacagagacattactttgccaacaaaggtccgtctagtcaaagctatggtttttccagtagtcatgtatggatgtgagagttggactataaagaaagctgagtactgaagaattgataattttgaactgtggtgttggagaagactcttgagagtcccttggactgcaaggagatccaaccagtccatcctaaaggaaatcagtcctgaatatccactggaaggactgatgctgaagctgaaactccaatactttgaccacctgatgcgaagaactgactcattgggaaagaccctgatgctgggaaagactgaaggcgggaggaaaaggcgatgacagaggataagatggttggatggcatcaccgattcaatggacatgagtttgagtaagctcctggagttggtgatggacagggaagcccggcgtgctgcagtccatgggggcgaagagtcggacacgactgagcgactgatctgactgaactgaacaccattgCTTTGCTGGAGGTTATGACTTAGTGCTGAaccgaaagtgaaagtgaaaatagaaCGCAAAGCGTGGGAAAGGGTCATGAGCCATAATTCCACTTCCTCCTTGGCCAGCGtcttcctgccctcctcctcaTGTTCTAGTGCCCCTTCGTTGGGCTGAGACCCCTACCAGTGCCTTCGTACCCCAATTCCCCAGCGCCCGTTAGTGCAATAGACTCTCGCTCCGCCCCGCCAGAAGAACTTCCGCGTCCTCGGCTGCCCCACCCCCGGCGGTTCTGCGCACGCGCGGGGGCCATATTAGCAGCGGATACTCGGGCACAGTAGTGTCTTTCCCGTGGAGAAAGGTGCTCGGTGTCGGTCTCCACTCTTCAGCGTCTTCCCTCCGGTGAGCCTTTACCCGTTGCGCATCCTCGGAAGCTTGGCCGCTCTCCCTGCAGGCCGGAGCCGTGAGCCTCGCGGCAGAGCGGGTCCCGGCCTGCAGCGGCCGCCGAGGAGCCGTGGGCACGATGACTCTGCACCGGCTCGTCAGTGACGGACCCGCCGGGGAACTGGCCCCGGCCGGCCTCCACCGGGCTTCCCTGCGCTGAGCGGGCATCGCGGGGCCGGGGACGCTCCGGCGGCGGGGCGGGCGCGGGCCTGGTGGGCAGGACAGAGTGGTAGGGCTGCCTCGGTCCCAGGAAGAGTTCGTATGCGAAAATGAAGCTGCGGGAGAGGAGGTGCGGGTGACTCGCCTCGGGCGGTTAACCGGCGTGGAGATGAGAAAGTTGTGTTCTCGCGCGAATCAGAAGCCCGGCGGGTCTCCTCTCTGTGCCCTCCTGGCTCTTTGCTCAGGGCCACACTTACCTTTCAGCTGCCTGTTGCAGTACCCTCATAACTGGTTATTCTGCCCCAGTCTTCACCAGCCAGAGCGATCTTTCTAAAATGCCAGTCAGCTTCTGTGGCTCTTTGGCCCAGCATTATTCTTTGGAGCCCCATTGCTTAAGAGATAAAATTCACAGTTTTTACCTGGGCATGCGGGCCTTCGGGGCGTGATCCCtgcttatttttccattcttaATTCTCAATATTCCAGGATTTGGGAAAATTGGCTCTGGAAGCCGAAGTTTGGCTTTTCAACCAAGTCACGCAGAGCCCCAATGTTGTCTTCTGTAGAAATAGTAATAATGCCCAAGATTGCTGTCCCGCTTCTCCCTTTCATGGTTCAGGACCCCGGTATCATCCTCTGGAGAAAGCCTAAGTCTCTTAGCTTGGCATTCAAAGCTCTACATGATCTAGATACTTGTTTAGTTCTTTAGTTttttcatatatctatatattttaaaaaatttttaattggaggataattgcttaacaatgttgtattggtttctgctctacaagttgtgaatcagccataagtatgcatatatcccctccctcttgagcccttCACTCCCATCCCACCTACTCCCATCCCACCTTTCTAGGTTGACAGAGCActaggctgagctccctgtgctatacagcagcttcccactagttatctgttttacacatgatggtGTGTgtatttcagtgctattctcaaTTCGTCCcaacctcttcctcctgcccctcactgtgcccacaagtcccttctctacatctgtgtctatccctgccctgcaaataggttcatctgtaccattttcctagattcctgtatatgtgttaatatacaatatttgtttttcactttgtgactcacttcactctgtataacaggctctagattcatccacctggGTTCAACCTACTCCAATTAGTTCCTTACTATGACCGACTAATAGTTCATTGTGTCTATGAATACAgcttctttactcattcatctgtagatggacatctaggttgcttccatgtcatatgtatgtttttttaaCTTCAGCAACTTGTCTTACCCATTGAGCTATCCTGCCTCAGTGCCCTTTGTTCATGctttctcctctgcctggaatgccttttccttctttcttcccctaTTCTTCCTCTTAGACCTGAATGTTCTCAGCCTTATTTCTGCCTTTCCTGTCTCTAATATGGGCTCATATTCTGTATTTGTTTCACAAAAACTACTTCCTGGATTTTCTCCAACCTGTTCCCACTCTACCCTTGGTGCCTCTGTTTCCACACTGCTTTATAATTGTCCTTCTATGTCTGCTTCCCTCACTGTAAACTCTTCAGGAAAGGGATTGGTCGTACATAGGTAGGATCTTGGTATTTCAGCATTTAGCATAGTGCCTGGGTGCACCATAATGTTGGCTGAATGAAGACAGTggacaaaacagatttttttcaagtcaagaaatgctttttaaattgtaggtttcatttaataattaccttattttctttttacaggAATTATCATAAACTTAAGAAAACATGGTGAGTTAATATACATGCCAGTAAACTGTTGCCTGATAAATCAAATTGCTTGTACTCATCTTACCAACTTGCATGAGAAAATTGAAATGGAATGATGTCTTCTTATCAGTTTCCTCCCATATGCTGAATTTTGCATGCCAGGATGTGTTCTGTAAAATGATTTGTGGGTTTGCAGGGGTTGACTCAGAGAAcacgatggcatcccactccagtactcttgcctggaaaatcccatggacggaggagcctggtaggctgcagtccatggggtcgctaggggtcggacacgactgagcgacttcactttcacttttacgcattggagaagaaaatggcaacccattccagtgttcttgcctggagagtccccgggacaggggagcctggtgggctgccgtctatggggtcgcacagagtcgaacatgactgaagcgacttagcagcagcaggggttgaCTTTTTTTAGTGGGTAGAAATCATTTGTATGTTTTTCCTTTGCAGTCTCGAAGATATGACTCCAGGACCACTATATTTTCTCCAGaaggtaaaatataaattatttgatctgtctcaaataaaattaaaaaaaatatttttaagtgttaagTTGTACATCCTTTTTGTACTTTGAGGTAGTTATGGTCACTAGGTTAATAGTTATGGTCACTAGGCTTCATAGGACTATTAGTGAAAATGGGACAGTTGTTTGTAGCTCTCTAGTGTTGTTGCTGATTGCTCTTGAACCAGTGGTGCGAGAACAAGGAGGAGAGTCTTGGTTTCTTTCTGCTTGTGTCTTGTAGGTCGCTTGTACCAAGTTGAATATGCCATGGAAGCTATTGGACACGCAGGCACCTGTTTGGGAATTTTAGCAAACGATGGTGTTCTGCTTGCAGCAGAGAGACGCAACATCCACAAGCTTCTTGATGAAGTCTTTTTTTCCGAAAAAATTTATAAACTGAATGAGTAAGTGCAATCTTAGGGAAGAGAGTTGAAAACATCTCATCATATTTTGGGAGGGCTATGCACTATGACACGGTACAATTGaacagtttgttgtgtttttacttttgaaaattccTGGTTTTAACATAACCTGCTTGAAACCTCCTTGAAGCCCACGACCATAAATGCAGGGCCAGGTACTCAGTGGAGAAACGTTGTACAGTGATGAGAGTACAGGCATGGCGGTCACTCAGCTTTGGGTTTAATCTAGGTTCCACCAATACAAGCTGTGACTTCACACCCATtgtttaacttctctgggcctccagtAGAGCCTACTGGAGTCATTGTGGCagttcagtgaaataaaatgaatgagtgaaataaGCTAGCACAGTGTTAGGAATATAGGAGCACCTCGAGGTATTGTTTAGAATGGTTACGAGGAATTAGTTTTAATTATACTGAATCTTAACAAAGACCATGCCTCCTGGAGGTCTTAGAAAAGTTTAGACAGGGCCTGTACACTAGTGAAATTTCTGCTATACTTGGGTGTACAGGACTGCAGCTAGCAGAGTGGATTTGCTGATTGGAGACCCTCCCTTCTGTGGTGCGCCATGTGAATGTTGGCTGTAGGGCCTTTTTGATACACACACCCTGGAAAGTGTCATCCCTCCACAGTCACTGTTGGGCCCTCTCAAGCAGCCTGCAGGCTTGATTGGGCACAGTGCCAGAGGAGTCAAGGCTGTAGGAGAGCTGAGGCAGCCTTTAGGAAACAGAGggtagataaagaaaatgcacTCTCCCAGTGAGCCTAGCCCTGGGCTTCTTGTCAGGCTCAAAAATATCCTGCCCTTCGGGTCCCTTCATCTTCACCCCCATCAAGTGAGGCCTTTGAAAGTAAGAATACTTATTCCCAAGAATGTGAAGTAGTCTGTCTTCCTGTCTGgcaaaacatttttcttccttgtgGTTGAATCTTCTTGGGATTTACCCTAGCTTCCTAGTGTTTATTCTCTTGCCCTGTTCACAGGGTGGTGATGGTAAATGCATCTGTTGTGAAGAACTCAAGGGTGCATTTTTTATCTTATGTGTTGAATGACAAGTTGAAAGTTTCCAACAAAGATAAAACTCATGTAGTTTTTGCCTGAAGGGTGTAGCACCTGTGAGTAAGCATGGTGAATTTCTAATAGAATTTAGTGTATTGTAAAACTTGTAAAATACCTCTGGCAAACATCCTCCCTAATTACAGataaatgtctttcttttctgcaaGGGATATGGCCTGTAGCGTGGCAGGCATAACTTCTGATGCTAATGTTCTGACCAATGAACTGAGGCTCATTGCGCAAAGGTATGGTCATAAATAATTGAAATGTAAAGTTAATTTTGATGTTTCTAAgaagaatgcattttttttaaagattaaagtcATTAAAAACCTATTAACTGAAAATTACAGTTTATTTCTTTAACCAAACTTGTAAAatatttggttggccaaaaagatcattcatcttatggaaaacctgaacgaactttttggccaacccagtattgtTTATGGTAAGGTTATTAAGCGTTGCCATACCCTCTGCCTTCCCCCTTCAGATTACAACTATTATGTTATCCCCATGGCAGAGATATTTTTAAGAGGATATTTTGCTTAGAGTGTGTAGTGTTTCAGAGAAAACTATTAATATGCCAGTTTCTTTATCCTAGGTATTTATTACAGTATCAGGAGCCAATTCCTTGTGAGCAGTTGGTCACAGCACTGTGTGATATCAAACAAGCTTATACACAGTTTGGAGGTACTGAAACCTTTGGAAATTTTATTCCCAAAAGTTAAAACGTTTTATGAGTAATAACCTTTttgaaacagtaaaaagaaattgaaaatgaaataagtaGACACTTTTCATACATTCCAACTTCATGAACTAACTGGCTTCTACTATGTAGACTatcaaacattttattaatagacTACTGAAAGGCCAAAATAACATgttaaaatcagaaaacaaatgaCTTTTTACGTAATAGTAATGGTATTCAGCACTGGTCATCTGTGTATTCCCTCTCCTCACCGCATCCAAATCCTAGAAACAAAAGTGGAATTTCTGATGGAGCTTATCTGTGGTGGCCAGAACATGAGCAGTTTATGAATGCTTAACTTCACAGAAGAGGGGTTAGCCACATTCACTGAGCTCAAGTAACCATAGTGATGTTAAATTTAGAGTGTTGATATGTGTGACTTTGTTTTCTCTGTTAAAGGAAAACGTCCTTTTGGTGTTTCATTGCTTTACATTGGCTGGGATAAGCACTATGGCTTTCAGCTCTATCAGAGTGATCCTAGTGGAAATTATGGAGGTTGGAAAGCCACATGCATTGGAAACAATAGTGCTGTGAGTATTTTTGTGTTGCTATAAAAATCTAGCAAAAGGTCTAATCACTGCCATAATTACAAAGTAGTGATGAGTGTAAACAACATTTTAAGGTAGCTGCAGCAAACTTCACATGATATGAAAATCTCCGTGATTTCTATTGGTGATAAAGTCACAGGTAGTACTAATACTGCTAGGATTTATTACCTACAATAATAATGAAAGGAAGTACCAGTTTTCAGTTAGAAGTTGTGAAAATAAGATctagttttttggggtttttcCCACAGAATAGTCACAGACTCCCTGAATTCTGTCACAGATCCCTGGGGTCCATTCATAGATCATCACCCTCCCTCCTTCACACCCCTATCCCATGTCTACCCTCCCTGCCATCGAAATTGTTTATATTGGTTATAATGTCAGTAATAATTTGGCATTATTCGTGTTCCTAAAAATGTACAGttttaaaggaaattctctatgttgattcttctttatgttttataGGCAGCTGTATCAATGTTAAAACAAGACTACAAAGAAGGAGAAATGACTTTGAAGTCAGCACTTGCTTTAGCTATCAAAGTCCTAAATAAGACCATGGATGTTAGTAAGCTGTCTGCTGAAAAAGGTAATTTATGCGCGCTCCTATAATTTGTTTGTTTAGTGAGAGAAGTAATTGAGTGGCTCTTGTGTTAGGCCTTTAACATGTTATGTAGTTCATTGAAACAGCAGCCTTTTTAAGTTAGGTGGCCTTATAACCATTTCCTAGACTTGACCAGGGTCAACATTGACAAGTTCTGGAGCTACAATTCCACATTACATTCCAAGCTTAAGGATTTGAGCCTGAATGTTCTCAATCTGTAATTAAATCTAAGCCATCCTATTTTATCTCATCGACTTCTTAATGATAATGTCTATGCTCATGTATATACAAActaaagaatatgaaagaaagttacatatttatatgtgtgtgtgtgtatatatatatgtttggtgTACTTTATCAGaggtataacatttaaaaaagttCTGCATCTACTGATCTTTTATGTTAAGCCCATGTTTGCAGTTGTAAATGCTATATTTAGCTAAAGTTATATGACcacatatggcaccccactccagtactcttgcctgggaaatcccatggatggagaagcctggaaggctgcagtccacggggtcgctgagggtcgaacatgactgagcgacttcactttcacttttcactttcatgcattggagaaggaaatggcaacccactccagtgttcttgcctggagaatcccagggatgggggagcctggtgggctgccgtctatggggtcacacagagtcggacacgactgaagtgacttagcagtagcaatagcaATATGACCACATAAaacaatatttctaaataatgtgTTTGAAAACTTATGGTAAATTAATATATTGATTTAATTTGGGATGACTTAGCTTCTGATGTTcctttaaaaatgccatttacTTGCAGATTGTTATCTCTTGTCTACTTCTACTTAATTTCAGGAGGCAGTACTCGATTTCCCCTACTCAGAAGCTCTTCTCCTTTTGGTATTAGTCtgctttttctcatctgtagtcATAGGGGCTACTTTTCTTTTGAGaagtttgtgaaaaataaatgtaaatagtgGTTAAAGATACTGGCTGAGCCTGCAGAGATTCCAACAAGGAGATTATGATTTCTTCTGGTCAGGCTAGCTAGAGCAATTGGCTGGTTGTATTGAAAACTTTTTCCTAAAATTAACAGAACAGCAGCTCAGAGGTTAGTATGGGTGAAGATAaggaagatattaaaataaaaatattcataaaagcaTTACCAGATGGaaagtatttttgtttccttaaaagTATCTATGAATTAATTGTATTAGacagaaaacttggaaaagtGTAGTAAAGCTCAAAGGGTATGAAGAGATTAAACTGTAGTTGCCCGTTAAGTGTGTTGGCTAAGTATGGCTGCCtgtaatacatgtgtgtgtgtttgcttctaGTGGAAATTGCCACACTAACAAGAGAGAATGGAAAGACTGTCATCAGAGTTCTCAAACAAAAAGAAGTGGAACAGTTGATCAAAAAACACGAGGAAGAAGAAGCTAAAGCTGAGcgtgagaagaaagaaaaagaacagaaagaaaaggataaatagaagagaaaatcAGGGATTTTATAACTCATTTGGGGCACCATTTCAGTGTAAAGGCTGTCCTACTCTTCCACTTTgagaaagctttgacaaacttTTTTAACTTGTCTAGTGGGAAAATAGGACGGTACCAACTGAATTGGGTCCTTGTTATTTCTGTCCAGGTGAATATTGTAATAATGATTACTCTTTATGGACATCTTaatcaccctctccctcttttttttttttttgaataaaatttggaaagaatGGAAATGGTGAAGGGAAAAATTCTCTAGCAATAACTGTTGAAGATACCAGGATTAATAGGGCTGTGGTTTTTTTCATGTATGTAGTGTGGCCACCTTTGcagtaacctttaaaaaatggacagaaatgtaAACAGCATAAATAGAGAAAGATGGGAACTGTGCAGTGGAGATTTCCTATTTTGTTCCCCTACC contains:
- the PSMA4 gene encoding proteasome subunit alpha type-4, which encodes MSRRYDSRTTIFSPEGRLYQVEYAMEAIGHAGTCLGILANDGVLLAAERRNIHKLLDEVFFSEKIYKLNEDMACSVAGITSDANVLTNELRLIAQRYLLQYQEPIPCEQLVTALCDIKQAYTQFGGKRPFGVSLLYIGWDKHYGFQLYQSDPSGNYGGWKATCIGNNSAAAVSMLKQDYKEGEMTLKSALALAIKVLNKTMDVSKLSAEKVEIATLTRENGKTVIRVLKQKEVEQLIKKHEEEEAKAEREKKEKEQKEKDK